In Halodesulfovibrio sp. MK-HDV, the genomic window ATATTTAGCTTCATACATTTTCTATTTTATCAACATATATCTCCCACAATGCACACGATTTACTGAAAGCACAGAAAATGTTGCATACGGAATATTTAAAATCATGTTTGGGGCAAAATCTCGAACTATTCAATTAAAAACGGAACAATCTGACATCCCACTAGAGCGCCTTATAAATGCATTCTTAGAAGGCTTAAAAAAAGATTATGAACAGCTCCTAATCTGGTGTGAAGACCGCAAAGTCCATGAAGCTATCATGCAAAGCTACTACCTTCTGTTATTTGCACGTAAATTTGACAAACACTCTGTTGAGGACTGGGAATACTTTGAAAGACTTATCAATGCCAACTATGAAATATTACTTGATAAACTCAATAAAATTGACACACCATTTTCTTTGCGCGTGTTGGGTATTATCAACGGCAAAGTCGCAACTGAATTTAAAGATAAACTGTAATAAGTTACTAAGCAGCTATCCCAAACTCCCACTTTTTCATTTTTACAGTTTATTAATATCAATTCCGCATTCATCAAGAGTTGGATAAACTCTCAAGCCCTTCTCAATGCACTGTGAAGGGCTTAATCGTATTACTGTATCCTTCTCACCATTGAATCCTTTTCGCCACTCAGAACGTACTATTTCGTCGTTTCCAACAGATTGGAAAATATCAATTAGCTGTTCAACAGAAACAGCATATAACTTTGATTCCTTAGTCTTATCCGACGAAATAAATACACCATCAAAGCCGCCATGATCGTTGATACTTGTTACAAAAACAAAGCTATGAATAAAAAGATTACATAGAAATCTATACCCCTTAGTTTCACAGTTTGTTCGTGAAAAATCATAATGTTCATCAAACTTATGATCATTTCGCCAAGTAACCTCATATCCCACAAACGGGTGTAGCTCTAAATGAACTCTTTTTTCTTCCATTTCATCTGACAATTTGTATGATTCAAATAGCTTTCGAATTGAGTAAAAACCTATAAGAATTGCTTGCTCAATTTCTACGAAAAGTTCGTCATCAATATCATTCAGATGCTGCCACTCAATAAAATGTTCAGCACTTTTTAATAACGGCTCTTTCCAATACCAACTTTCATGTATCATATAAACTCCTTACAGAATCACTCTAGCTTCCAACCACCTCACTAACAACAAAAAAGCCCCGCTTAGCGGGGCTTTTTTTGTATCTTCTACTTTTATCTTACTCAGGCTTTTTCAGCGCTGCATCTACTGCGTCAGAATCTAGTACGTCTATGCAGTCATTGAGGGAGCGTTCTAGCGAGTACCATGTGTGCTTAAGCTCTGGGTACTCTTCGCCGAGCTTTTCGTGCAGCATTCGTAAGGTGCTTGCTACATCGTACAACTGAGTGATGGGATCTACAGTAAGGAAAGTGTTGTTCTGTGCCATGAGGCAACTCCTGGTTGAATAAATATGTTGAATCTGCGCTATTGTTGAGTTCGCGCAAAAAAAAGATCGGGAGCTTCAACAGCTGTTCAACCAGACACAGCCAGAAGGCTTTCCCCTTACGGGTATTGTATAACCTTCGTACTCCCGACCAAATATTGGTAGATGTAAATTTGATGCGCTATTTCTGCCAGATACACGTATCCTAGGAATCCGTGAATCCATGCGATAGACGCAAAAAAACCACTTCTTACGGGAGCGGATGTCCGCTGGTTGATAATAAAAAATCTCAGGCGTGTTGAAGCACCTTGGGAGAATTATGTTGTTTTTTTAACCATCTGTCAAATGGGACGGAACTTTCCCTATGATTGCTATGCGACAAGCAAACTAATTGTTGTAAGTCGTAAACGTCAGTTGAGCCATTTCAGAAGCCACTTTTTTTAAACTTAGACTTCCTCCATACACACCAAACTGCTGACGCATATCTGGCACCTTATCACCCGGAAGCTGATCAATCCCAAACAAAAAAAGCTTGCAAATAAAATCTCATACAGTCATCTGTGGGAATAAAAAACGATTCCAAATCGTCGGAAGATAACGCCCCATCAATGGCTTTTGCAAACAAATCAGGTTCACGAAGTCTCATACAAGCTAACCCAATAAATACCACTTCATACCCAAAGGTTATGCTATTTCTTCCTGCCACCATAGCCGCTGCATAAGCATGAACTTTAAGCATCTCGCGAAAAGACAAATTCTTATTTTCTGCTAGTGGAACAAACCAATCCCCGTTCACATGGCTTTCGCAGGTTCTTAATAGATAGCCAGCAAAAGACTCTTGAACACTTGTAAGTCCATGATTCAATGCAACAGGCAAAGAGAAATACATATCATAAAATTTTTGCAAGTAAGCTGTGCCGTTTATTCCCTCTCCATACTCGCACTTCACAACCTCTCCAAGTTGCTCGAGATTTGTCACCAGCAAAAATTGAACATTAGGAACAGAAAAGAAATGTTTTATCTTTTCAAGCAAGGCTAACGCAAAAGTAGGCTTACAACGGTCTAGCTCATCAATAACGAAAATGAGCGGCTTACCTTCTTCACCTTCACCCTCGGGCTTCCCAAGCTGTTCACTTAACGTTGATAATGCCTCGGCAAAAGAATCAAATGCAGCCTTTTCTTGCTTTCGACTAAGGAGCTTTTCTTTCACGGCAGCTTCTAAGCTATCTATTGCACCATCAGCAGCCCCAGCTAAAGCTTCACCAATTTCATCAGCGCCCTCTTCTGTAAAAGCTTTTCGAGCAAGAGCCTTCAGTCCACCTTTCCCAGCTGCAACAATCACATTTGTAGCTTTCTCTACAAACTCTTTCCGCACTTCTTCAGCATCACCATTCAGTTCTTCAGCAAGCAAAAGAACTTCGCCAGCCAACGCCATAAAAGCATCATCCGTGTAGTCATTCTTAAATGCATCAAACTCAATTACCGGATACCCCTCATTGCGCATGTGCCCGCACCACATCTTGATGAATGTACTCTTACCACTTCCCCACGGAGCATCAAGTACACCTACAAGCGGGTCGTCAAAGCTTGCATAAAATTTTTCAAGTTGCTCACCGAATTTTGCGTAGCCAAAAATATCTTTCTCTAAGGTAAAACCTTCATCTGGCGCAATCACTGGCTCTGGTGGGAAAAGTCGCATACACATCTCCAAATAGTTTCACGTTATTTCAAACAGACCCTAACCATTTCAGAACATAGATATTTTGTACAGAAAAGTAGAACCTACAACACGGAAAAAAATAAAAGAATTCCCCCAACCTAATAGTTAGGGGAATTCTTTTATGCTATGTTTTCACCACTATCTTCTTACTCTGTACTCAGAAAAACAATGTTATCTAAGCTATCAAGCTGCCCACGGAGTTTATCATACTGTGCAGTCCAATAGTCTGTTTTAGCACTGAGCATATACATTAGGTTTTTGACTTCGCTATATGAGTCTGGGCTCATTACTAATTTATTATCTAGGTTCCTATCTGAATGAGCGGCATACCCCTTTGATTCCCGTATCAGGTTTACATAACGAGACTCTGGCCTACCTTGTCTCCATTCCTTTCTATTTTGCTCGTTCCTATAATCATAGGCTTCTTCAAAATTTGAATAATGCCTCTCAGAAGCTTCCTTAATAAACAACAGAATTAAAATAGGATGAAAAAAATCTTTCACCATAGTCCTTGATACGTAATGAGTAGTATCTCGGCGAACTCTTTGGTTTATCCAAGACAGACTTCGTTCATTTAATGGTAAAACATCATCACTAGTCACATCATTAGGAGTGGCCAACAAGACAGGAACTTTTAAAAAAGCTTTCTCGACATCTCGAGGTGCCATGGTAAAACTCATTGCCAGTTCTGTTGCTAATGCAGCAACACGACTAGCCCTAGTCTCATCACCAAGGCTCGGCACTAACTGCTCACTCAACAAAAGAATAAACTCTTCATGCTCTGGAGCTTTAATTTGATAATCAACATCCACAAATCGTTTTAAATAGCCCTCTGCATTAAATCCTTCACCGTACCGGACTTTAACCATAGAGCCGAGCTTCTTGCGATCAACAGAAAGCACAAACACAATCCCTTCTACATCAAAGAAGTGCTTTACGCTTTCAAGAAGTCTAATCGCATATTCTGGATCACAACGATCAAGTTCATCTACGAAGAAATAAAGTGGATCACTATTAGGAGCTTTTGTTGCCTCTTTTACAAACGCTTTTAGAGCATTTTTAAACTTGATCATTCGCGTTTTAACATCACTATGCTCTTGAGAAACATATTTCTTTACTGCTTCAGCAAAGTCACCACCTTTAGCCAATGCAGCCCCGCCAATAGCAGCTGTAGGGTCAACAGTAGAATAAAGCTTCAGTGCCTTTTCTCCAATGCGAAGCAAAAAAGGTAAGTGGTTCAAACATGCATCGACTGCCTTTGAGCAGTTGGATGAATCTTTCTTCTGTGAAGCTAGATAACTCCCAATCTCACCCATCACCGCCAATAATGGCTCTTTATGAAAGTCATGTTTCCAAGCATCAAACATAATGCAAGGATGCCTTCCGCCCTTTTCACTCTCCAGATGCGCTTTCCACATCTTTACAAATGAGCTCTTACCACTCCCCCACGGAGCACTAACAGTCATCACCATTGGCGTATCTGTGCCTTCCATCAACGTAGTTAAATTACGGATAGACTTCTCACGACCAAGCTTATCGTTTTCAAAAGGCGCTTCAGGTGTAGCTACAAACTTAGGTGGACGACGAAACATAAGCCCTTCTTATTTTATATTTATTCTACATCCCGACTTGGTCGGAATTATCACAAATTCAATGGGAGAACCTTTAGGCCACCAAAGCAATCCTTTATTTGCATGAGAAATATAAAATGGAAAAATTGAATGACGTATAACAGGAGAACTTCCCCAAAAACTTTGGGTCAAATTACATTTTATTTGTTTGTTTAGTTCATGCAAATATACATCGATCGTTTGGGGAGGCCTTCTATAAGTTACCTTCAAGTAGTCACGATACTGATCAGACTTTATTCCATAGTGAGCAACTATCGCGGTATTCTTTTTATTTTTCCAAGCAAGACCAAAAAACATTTAAACTCCAAAAAAAAATCCAAAACCATTTCTCTACAACCGTTGAGGAAGTGATAGTTTTAGCTAGCAAATTTTAATTCTTCGCCTACTCTTTTGCTTACTTCAAGGGCAGGATCGAACATCCCTGTATAACGGTAATACTGATAGTATTCGCTACTTTGTTTTAGGCTCGTATACTCTTTACAATCCCAAGGGGTGGTAGAATCATTTTCGGTATATTTAAGTACACAATCTAAAGAACCCAAGGCTTCTAAAATTAAGCCACGCAACTCAATAGGTAACATGGAAGCATGTGACGCTCGAACACTTGCCAAGCGTTCCAGTTTTTCCAAAGCTGCTTTTAGATCTTTATTTGTTTTCACCATCTCAAGTTGAATACGCAGGATCTTCCCAGCCTCGTTTCCAAAATTCTGAAACTGCGTTTCTGTAGTAGCATGCAGAATATCTTCATTCTTAACGCTGTCGAGTAATGCCATCATCTCTGGATAGCTAAAAACTCTGTCTCCCCCCAGCCAGATCCACACTAAGTAATCCACCTGAAACAACAGCTCATCAGCCATACGCCGCACTTCTGTTTTCTTACTACGCTGCTCAAGCGCCATGTCTACTAACAGAATAGTAACGGCAACACCGGCAAACTCCGTTACAAGGCCAGCAATGTAATCTAAATACGAATTTTCCAAGCAGTAATGATCTACCAAGGCCAGTGCCAGAGCAATCCCGCCAACAGCAAACGCTGCCTGTACGTGGAACCTTTTCCATAGAGGCTGCTGCCCTCCTTTGCACCCAACCCTATCTGGCTGACGACACCAAATTCCTTTTATGCGATCAAACAACATGCTGCCTCCCATTAATTGCACGGTGAAACCTCATAGCACCGCAGGAAACAGATGTTAAGCTATTCTAAATAGATGAGTGAATTGGTCGGAAATAAAAAACTCCCCCAACCTCATCAAGAGATCGGGGGAAGGATATAGTAATGTTAGCTTAAAGCTTCAATGCGTCTACGCCAGATAACTTTCGTATCAAAAGCGATATCTCTTTCTCTAAATCACATATCTGTTTTAAAGCCTCGTCATAGAGTTGGCATCCATAAAAAGCCCCATCATCAACATCTCTATCAAGCTCTTTTGAATCTTCAACATACTTTCGAGCACTATTAACCACTTCAGCTGGTAACACCTCTGCAAACACAAAAAGCACACCATTAAGTCTATCATTCAGCTTAACAACAGGACTCCAATCTGCAACGTCCTCTGGCTTTTCCATTTCGGGTTCTTGGTCATCCTGCGATTGAACACCACTCAAATATTCTTGATACTCTTCTACTTCAAGCTGCTGCTCATAGATTTTATGAACTTGAACTAGCTCTTTCTTAAGCCCAAGCAGCAGATCCTTATTCGCTTCCCAAGCCCTAACTCGCCGCGCTTCACGTAGTGCCTCGATATTAAGCCCAACAGCTACAGCCGTTAGCAAAACAAGCATCATATTCGAAACAGAATCGCCCTTGTCCGCCCAAGCTAAGCCCAAAAATGTTCCTCCAATTAATAGGAAGAGCCACTTCGCAATTTTTCTATAGTGATTGAGTACAAAGCTATAAACTTCCTCTTTTTTCACATCCACTCCCTTGAGTGATGTGAAAAAAGAATTAATGAAAATTGTAAGTTAGTCTTCACACCACTTGAATTCCCTTTACACGATTGCTAAACAAATTGAAACGTTAGGAAACGGGGAGAGATGCTTTATGGCGTGTTGTAAGGGAGAGGAATATGGAAATTGGTGTGAGGACGTAAATATCGTCTGGACAGACCCAGAAACAGGAGAAGAATACTGCTTATTTCATGCTCCGGCAGAGCATAAGTGGATGAATGAGCACATAATTGAACGCTACGTTGATTACAAAATCAAGACTCAAGATGGTTGTGTTAACTTAGAAGGATCAATTTTTACAGCTTCCCTAAAACTTAAAGAAAAAATTTTCAAAACCATACAACTTTCCTATTCAACATTTCACGGATCTGTTGCTTTCTCCAATTGCCAATTTTCTGAAAACTTAATCTTCAATAAAATTTCAACAAGCCTCGGTTTTAAAATCCTTAACTGCACATTTTCAAACTCACTTTACTTCACTAACTGTACATTAGCACTCGGGACGCTACTGGGCTATAACGACCTCACGCAAGATATAGAATTTATAGACAGCGACCTTGGCACTGGGGTACTTGCTTATATTGAACAAGATTTTAAAAACCTTACATTTGCTATGGAAGACTTCTCCTTCCCTACAATCTCTATCATCAGTAAAGAAATAAAATATCACGTCGAAAGTATATACTTTATTCTGGATTCCCCAAACAAAGATGCTGAATTAACGCTATCAAATTTAGCAATTGACCAACTATCTTTCGCCTATAGCATAAATGCTCCAATACACATCCAAGGCTGCGACATCAACTCACTTGATACACTAGAAATATATATTGATGCTCCTGCATTATTTGACGCCTGTTCATTTAATCACTTAAGCTTCACCGCCTACCACCTCAAACGACTTGAATTTATAAACTGTTCTTTCCCTCAAAAGCAAAAACGCAGTGTTATCTCGGACAGCACTGCTCTAAACTTGCGTACAATTACCAAAAAAGAAAAATTTAAAGAACGTGAAGACTTATACCGAAGGCTAAAAAAACGCGCTCAAGACGATGAGGCACGACTTCTTGCATCAGACTGGCACTACTGGGAAAAATACTTTTGTGAAAAAAAGCTATTCACGGAAGGAACCGCTATAGAATGGCTTATATTGCGACTATACAGACTGCTTAGTGACTACGGTGAGAGCGTTGGAAAAGCTTCATGCTGGCTACTTATTTTCATTCTTACGCCGCTACTTTTTTCTTATTTATCCCAGCTACCTCTGCCTGCCTCGGGAATAGAAGTGGCTAGTATTGCTAAACAGGGGCTAGATTACATCCCTCTTGCCACCAGAACTCCTGTGTCTGGAAGCTGGCCACGTTTCCTTCAACTCTTCTGGCAAGCCCTAATAACCTTCCAAGCCACCCTGCTTGGTTTTGCGTTACGTAACAGGTATCGCCGCTAGCAATTCACCAGACGGATCTACAAATACAAAGTCCCTCCTCAACAGTCGTTGGGGAGGGACTCTTTTTAACTACTCTTCCTTTTTAGGATGGAACAACCAACAAACAACTCGCTTACCGCTTCTTCTGCTTTTCACCGGAATATTGTTTTCAATATAAGCAGGATCTTTTGACTCTTTAAGATATGTTCGCAACAAATTGATCGGGGGGTCTCCCAGTCCATTAGCTCTGCACTTGTCCCTGAACTGGCTCAAGCTAATGGCTATTCGATCTGGATTAGGCGAAACATCAATATTCTCCAATCCAATCTTTTCTACTCTATCCCAAAAAAACTGAACGCTCCAATGCTCAGGCCAATGCCCTTCAGACCTTCCATGAACAACATCTACCCAGTGCAGCATATCCATCACATTTTGTGGTGCCAACAGGTAACCATCCGTATACACCTTCCACTCTTTCGCAATTCTTTCCAACAGCATTTTGTCCACGGTATCGACTGTTTTTACCTGATTCATGTTCATCTCCTTTTTTCACTTTTTCTCGACCTGCCGCGGAAAAGTGTGAGGGAGTGAGGTCTATAGCTTTAAAAACATAACAATCTGTTTTTATTAACATTAACACCTCACAACAAAGTGTGAGATATTGAATGACAAATGTATTAATTCAATAAAATCAGTATATTAATTTTTTGAAATCTCACACTTTTCTCTATGAAAATTGTGTGAGATTCATACAAGTTCTCACATTTTTCTCACTCTTTTTTTAAGAATTTAAATTAATATTATTAGGTAATTATATACATTTCTTTTAAAACCTCACCGATCTCACACTTTTCCGCTTTCAACAGAAGAGGACGTAGTCCTTATTCCTAACGCGCACGCACATATGCGTGTATATACAACTATTTGAAATAGTTACATTCAAACACCCAGCATCTGATTGTTTTGCTCAAATGGGGGCTATAGATTGATTCTGATTTAGATAAAAACTTATGCTTTCTTGAATTCTGAAGAAGCTTTTTCAGCGCCTTCATATCCGGCAATTCCTGTCCGTTAGAAACACAAAGATCGCGATACTGGTTAAGGTTAATAGCAATACGTGTTGGTTCGTTGCTATGGTTCAACCAGCCATCCTTTGCACTCGTTGATCTTTCCTCATTCAGGTACTGATAGGTTTCCCAGAACTGAGCGACTAGCGGATGATCTGCAGCAAGGCGGTCTTCCCTGTCTGTTGCTCGTTCATAAAGATACTGGGTAAGCTTCTGGCAGCGTTCCTGCGTCATGGCGGGGAAGAGTTCTGCCAGTGCGTAGCCGCAGGCAGCAATTTGCGCATGGTTCTTAACCACACGCTCTAACTTTAGGTCTGTTGATGTGTATTGTTGTTCTAGGCGGGCGAAGGCTTCAAAATAAGTCTTCAAAATCTTCTGTTCGTTCTGCAGGGCGGCACGCAAAAAACCGCCGACTGTGTCGGAGGTCTGTCTCTCAAACCATCGGGCTAAATCTCTTGTTCCTGCCTTATGGTGTCGCTTATCCACATGGCAGTGCACTATGCGCTGCAGCAGCGCCTCGCTGCCGTCCACTTCTGCGTTCTGGCTTATTACTAACGATGCTTGAAACTGGTGCTCTTCAACATCGTTACCACGCTTTGCTATGCCAAGCGTACCGGTACTACGACCGTTGTAGAATGCTTTGAGCTCGTCCCAGTTCAGCTGCCGTGCTTTTGCGTCCCTATCGCCGCCGTCGCGGTCTGATTCAATAAGAACAACAGGAAGGTTGGATAACTGGTTAAACGCACGCCTGCGTCCCGCCATCGAAGCTTTCATAATGTCAAAGCCTTCGTAGTCGTCGCGCCCCACAAGCTTCCAACAAAACTCAAGTGCGGTAGATTTACCTGCACCAGGCTCGCCGGTGAATTCTAAAAAAGGAAAGGTCTTCTGCTCCGCGCGGATCTGCTGCGCGAAAAGAGTGCCGAGCCAGTACGCAAGCAAGGCCAGTCCCTGCCAGTTAAACACCTTTACGTAGTTCTCCAGCCAATCCGGAGAAAAGCTGCCACTGGTATTTACACTTACACCGGAGAGACTTGTTTTAATGCCCTGCTTACCAAGCTGAAAATAACCATGATCGTTAAGCGGTATTTCTTTACCGTTGCTGTAGGCGTGGTTCTGGTACACGTATGCCCCCAACTGTTTATGGTAGCCCACAAACGGTATGGAGGAGACAGTAAGCATATCATCATCCAGCCAGCGCTCACACAAAATCTTAAGGCAACGGGAGTCACCATAAAAGGTGCCGCCGTTGGTTTTGCTGAGTAATGTTTTATGGAAGGCATCGGGGCTGGAAATACTCGTCCCTTCAAGGGAGATTATCTTTTCTTTAGAGCCGTTGCCGTAGCGCACTTTGAACACATAAAACTGTTCATCCATCACCTCATCGTATTCCATGTACAAAAACTCAGGCACAACGCTACAGGCTTTATCCACATCACAAAAACTGTAGAACAAGTCTTTACCTCTGGGTGAAAGCAACGCCAGTTCAAACAGTGCTATGTCGTCTTTATTTTCGTCGCCGTCGTCTTCGGTGTTGGCCGCAATGGCGTAAAGTTCTTTGTCCAGTTTGGCATCAACCTTAATGCTAAACAGCATGTTGTCGAAATCCAAAATGAACCGCCGGCTGCGTTTCCGTGCATAATAGTGGTACGCCTTTTCGTTCACCGTTTCAGACAAAAACAATCTGCCATTGTACAGGCAGTAGTCTATAAACCGTTTTGTTATCTTCCCAGCGCGGTAAAGATCATCCCAATCCTGCCCTTCCGGAAGCAGCAACACCTCGCACTTTTCGCCCATTGCGTGCAGCTTTTTCATGTGCGCTTTGGCGTATTTTTTTCCAGCCTTGTCCCCATCCAGGGCAATCGTCCAACGAATGCGTTTTCCCTTGTGCTGTTCAATAAAAGCATCAGGAAAATTAACACAGGAAAGTGCAGCTGCAGCCTTAATATCTTTATGATGCAAAGCAATGGCGTGGAAAATTCCTTCCACAACCATGCAGCGCTCGCCTTCTTCAAGCGTAAAATCTGGATGCGTCCACACCTGCCCTTTGTAGGACCCTTGGAAGCGCGCTTTTTTCACGCCCTCATCTGGGTCGATTAATCGCTGCCAGTAAGTGCGTTTTGCCTCGTCCAAATAGAAGCGAATCGTAGAATACATCCGTCCGTTCGATCTATCCTGAAATGCCTCCTGCTCATACCAGCCACGAATCTTGGAAAGATCAAACCCGCGCTGCAGCCCTAGGTAGGCATCCGCAGTACGGTTAGGTTCTTCTTCTGTTGGTTTATATTTCTTAGCAAAGTCAGCAAACAGATCCGGAAGCAGCTCAATGGTGTTTTCTTCCCACCCGCATCTATTTTCTCGGCTGCATTTTAAAATCCAAGGCTTTTCCATGCTAGTAAACAGTTCATTCTTTCCACATTCAGGACAAGGGCCGCCACGCAGGTAGCCGCCCTTAATCTGAAGGTTAAACCGAGCATCAGCCAGTAAGGCGCGGACAATAACATCCGCGCTTACATTGTATTTTTGAGTAGGAGGTACACCCGTCATAAGCTTTACGGCTCCGTTTTCAGCTTTCGCTCGAGCTCACGCAAATCTGCGATCATATCTAGCGAGGTGTTCACCACATCGTTCAATTCTCCGATAATGCGACGCAGCTCTTTCGGCTCCAGCACGCCGTCTGCAACTGCGATCTGTGCTTCTTGTCCAACGTCACTTGTTTCTCCAAAAAGTTTACCAATTCTAAAAACTAGGCTCTGGCAATCTACATCACCATGCTTATGCTCCATGCCGTACTGCATAGCCTGAACCTGCAACCAGTTGATGATCACCATATTGCCAACTGTGCTGCAAAACTTTGGCAAATCTTCATAAGTAGGAAAGTAACGTTCCAGGCTAAACACACGCTT contains:
- a CDS encoding P-loop NTPase fold protein; its protein translation is MFRRPPKFVATPEAPFENDKLGREKSIRNLTTLMEGTDTPMVMTVSAPWGSGKSSFVKMWKAHLESEKGGRHPCIMFDAWKHDFHKEPLLAVMGEIGSYLASQKKDSSNCSKAVDACLNHLPFLLRIGEKALKLYSTVDPTAAIGGAALAKGGDFAEAVKKYVSQEHSDVKTRMIKFKNALKAFVKEATKAPNSDPLYFFVDELDRCDPEYAIRLLESVKHFFDVEGIVFVLSVDRKKLGSMVKVRYGEGFNAEGYLKRFVDVDYQIKAPEHEEFILLLSEQLVPSLGDETRASRVAALATELAMSFTMAPRDVEKAFLKVPVLLATPNDVTSDDVLPLNERSLSWINQRVRRDTTHYVSRTMVKDFFHPILILLFIKEASERHYSNFEEAYDYRNEQNRKEWRQGRPESRYVNLIRESKGYAAHSDRNLDNKLVMSPDSYSEVKNLMYMLSAKTDYWTAQYDKLRGQLDSLDNIVFLSTE
- a CDS encoding toprim domain-containing protein, giving the protein MTGVPPTQKYNVSADVIVRALLADARFNLQIKGGYLRGGPCPECGKNELFTSMEKPWILKCSRENRCGWEENTIELLPDLFADFAKKYKPTEEEPNRTADAYLGLQRGFDLSKIRGWYEQEAFQDRSNGRMYSTIRFYLDEAKRTYWQRLIDPDEGVKKARFQGSYKGQVWTHPDFTLEEGERCMVVEGIFHAIALHHKDIKAAAALSCVNFPDAFIEQHKGKRIRWTIALDGDKAGKKYAKAHMKKLHAMGEKCEVLLLPEGQDWDDLYRAGKITKRFIDYCLYNGRLFLSETVNEKAYHYYARKRSRRFILDFDNMLFSIKVDAKLDKELYAIAANTEDDGDENKDDIALFELALLSPRGKDLFYSFCDVDKACSVVPEFLYMEYDEVMDEQFYVFKVRYGNGSKEKIISLEGTSISSPDAFHKTLLSKTNGGTFYGDSRCLKILCERWLDDDMLTVSSIPFVGYHKQLGAYVYQNHAYSNGKEIPLNDHGYFQLGKQGIKTSLSGVSVNTSGSFSPDWLENYVKVFNWQGLALLAYWLGTLFAQQIRAEQKTFPFLEFTGEPGAGKSTALEFCWKLVGRDDYEGFDIMKASMAGRRRAFNQLSNLPVVLIESDRDGGDRDAKARQLNWDELKAFYNGRSTGTLGIAKRGNDVEEHQFQASLVISQNAEVDGSEALLQRIVHCHVDKRHHKAGTRDLARWFERQTSDTVGGFLRAALQNEQKILKTYFEAFARLEQQYTSTDLKLERVVKNHAQIAACGYALAELFPAMTQERCQKLTQYLYERATDREDRLAADHPLVAQFWETYQYLNEERSTSAKDGWLNHSNEPTRIAINLNQYRDLCVSNGQELPDMKALKKLLQNSRKHKFLSKSESIYSPHLSKTIRCWVFECNYFK
- a CDS encoding phage regulatory CII family protein translates to MNATYPDGSMVRDNNYALHNIGPEDAFKLALERSGMTWQKLSKAMGWAESHTKRVFSLERYFPTYEDLPKFCSTVGNMVIINWLQVQAMQYGMEHKHGDVDCQSLVFRIGKLFGETSDVGQEAQIAVADGVLEPKELRRIIGELNDVVNTSLDMIADLRELERKLKTEP
- a CDS encoding P-loop NTPase fold protein, yielding MIAPDEGFTLEKDIFGYAKFGEQLEKFYASFDDPLVGVLDAPWGSGKSTFIKMWCGHMRNEGYPVIEFDAFKNDYTDDAFMALAGEVLLLAEELNGDAEEVRKEFVEKATNVIVAAGKGGLKALARKAFTEEGADEIGEALAGAADGAIDSLEAAVKEKLLSRKQEKAAFDSFAEALSTLSEQLGKPEGEGEEGKPLIFVIDELDRCKPTFALALLEKIKHFFSVPNVQFLLVTNLEQLGEVVKCEYGEGINGTAYLQKFYDMYFSLPVALNHGLTSVQESFAGYLLRTCESHVNGDWFVPLAENKNLSFREMLKVHAYAAAMVAGRNSITFGYEVVFIGLACMRLREPDLFAKAIDGALSSDDLESFFIPTDDCMRFYLQAFFVWD